One bacterium DNA segment encodes these proteins:
- a CDS encoding TetR family transcriptional regulator, whose product MPAHPLRRPARADADGRARRAHRSGEAIVAALYDLIGEGVLDPTAQQVAERARVGIRTVFRRFSDKERLFAEMDARLTAEALPLLRDAAPQGGIDARAAALVERRAVFFERIAPYKRAGNLKRWRSPFLAERHGHLVTVLRGELLRWLPELRRAPAALVDALELATSFEAWDRLRGEQRLAATRARAVVERTVLALLRDLAP is encoded by the coding sequence ATGCCCGCCCATCCGCTGCGCCGTCCGGCGCGCGCCGACGCCGACGGGCGCGCCCGACGTGCCCACCGCAGCGGCGAGGCGATCGTCGCGGCGCTCTACGACCTGATCGGCGAGGGCGTGCTCGACCCCACCGCCCAGCAGGTGGCGGAGCGCGCCCGGGTCGGCATCCGCACCGTTTTCCGCCGCTTCTCCGACAAGGAGCGTCTGTTCGCGGAAATGGACGCCCGCCTCACCGCCGAGGCGCTGCCGCTGCTCCGCGACGCGGCGCCGCAGGGGGGCATCGACGCGCGCGCGGCCGCCCTGGTCGAGCGCCGGGCCGTCTTCTTCGAGCGCATCGCGCCGTACAAGCGGGCCGGCAACCTCAAGCGCTGGCGCTCCCCGTTTCTCGCCGAACGGCACGGCCACCTGGTGACGGTCCTGCGCGGCGAGCTGCTGCGTTGGCTGCCCGAGCTCCGCCGCGCCCCGGCGGCGCTGGTCGACGCCCTCGAGCTGGCGACCTCGTTCGAGGCCTGGGATCGCCTGCGCGGCGAGCAGCGCCTCGCGGCAACGCGCGCCCGGGCGGTGGTTGAACGGACGGTGCTGGCGCTGCTGCGCGATCTCGCCCCCTAG